The following coding sequences are from one Neovison vison isolate M4711 chromosome X, ASM_NN_V1, whole genome shotgun sequence window:
- the XKRX gene encoding XK-related protein 2, which translates to MDRVYEIPEESNVDPISSLEEDVIRGANPRFTFPFGILFSTFLYCGEAASTLYMVRIYRKNSETYWMAYTLSFFMFSSIMVQLTLIFVHRDLAKDKPLSLFMHLILLGPVIRCLEAMIKYLTLWKKEGQEEPYVSLTRKKMLINGEEVLIEWEVGHSIRTLAMHRNAYKRMSQIQAFLGSVPQLTYQLYVTLISAEVPLGRVVLMVFSLISVTYGATLCNMLAIQIKYDEYKIRLGPLEVLCITIWRTLEITSRLVILVLFSATLKLKAVPFLLLNFLIILFEPWVKFWRSGAQMPNNIEKNFSRVGTLVVLISITVLYAGINFSCWSALQLKLADRDLVDKGQNWGHMGLHYSVRFVENVVMVLVFNFFGVKVLLDYCHSLIALQLIIAYLISIGFMLLFFQYLHPLRSLFTHNVVDYLHCVCCRWHLRGRIENSELPCDAQARQSIV; encoded by the exons ATGGACCGAGTTTATGAAATCCCTGAGGAGTCCAACGTGGATCCAATTTCATCtctggaggaagatgtcatccgTGGGGCCAACCCACGATTTACCTTCCCATTTGGCATCCTCTTCTCCACCTTTTTGTACTGTGGGGAGGCTGCATCTACCTTGTACATGGTTAGAATCTATCGAAAGAATAGCGAAACCTACTGGATGGCATACACTTTATCCTTCTTTATGTTTTCATCCATTATGGTCCAGTTGACCCTCATCTTTGTTCACAGAGATCTGGCCAAAGACAAGCCACTATCATTATTTATGCATCTAATCCTCTTGGGACCTGTTATCAG ATGTTTGGAGGCCATGATTAAGTACCTCACACTGTGGAAgaaagaggggcaggaggagcccTATGTCAGCCTCACCCGAAAGAAGATGCTAATAAATGGCGAGGAAGTGCTGATAGAATGGGAGGTGGGCCACTCCATCCGGACCCTGGCTATGCACCGCAATGCCTACAAACGTATGTCACAGATCCAAGCCTTCCTGGGCTCAGTGCCCCAGCTGACCTATCAGCTCTATGTGACCCTGATCTCTGCAGAGGTCCCCCTGGGTAGAG ttgtGCTAATGGTTTTTTCCCTGATCTCTGTCACCTATGGGGCTACCCTCTGCAATATGTTGGCTATCCAGATCAAGTATGATGAATACAAGATTCGCCTCGGGCCATTAGAAGTCCTCTGCATCACCATTTGGCGGACATTGGAGATCACTTCCCGCCTCGTGATTCTGGTGCTCTTCTCAGCTACCTTGAAACTGAAAGCTGTGCCATTCTTACTGCTTAACTTCCTGATCATCCTCTTTGAGCCCTGGGTTAAGTTCTGGAGGAGTGGTGCCCAGATGCCCAATAATATTGAGAAAAATTTCAGCCGAGTCGGCACCCTGGTGGTACTGATCTCCATCACTGTTCTCTATGCGGGCATCAACTTCTCTTGCTGGTCAGCTTTGCAGCTGAAATTGGCAGACAGGGACCTTGTTGACAAAGGCCAGAACTGGGGGCATATGGGCCTGCACTACAGTGTGAGGTTCGTAGAGAACGTGGTCATGGTTTTAGTTTTTAACTTCTTTGGAGTGAAAGTGTTGCTGGATTACTGTCATTCCTTGATTGCTTTGCAGCTCATCATTGCTTATCTGATTTCCATTGGCTTCATGCTCCTTTTCTTCCAATACTTGCACCCATTGCGCTCACTCTTTACCCACAACGTAGTGGACTACCTCCATTGTGTCTGCTGCCGTTGGCACCTTCGGGGCAGGATTGAGAACTCAGAGCTACCCTGTGATGCCCAAGCAAGGCAAAGTATTGTCTGA